The proteins below come from a single Mercenaria mercenaria strain notata chromosome 3, MADL_Memer_1, whole genome shotgun sequence genomic window:
- the LOC123524239 gene encoding uncharacterized protein LOC123524239, translating to MKPSKQSFTKVTIDSKLQNLKSSMDCNLRKLRSDLDDIFDKNLIVKLRDGARAAAKEANNISNRWGAQRGEGGLHHRTYQAAVKRQGVYLDVDFNTELAQPMITKIAFTWGNTFMAVNGSVWKALDEFKNVILQERKQFLDELLLDFGIPEKASKAFREVQDRHASIKISGTIKDIQDVVSIDHRAIHGIAAPYIQSCLSDVYKECAEIKGKGMLERVKSKLTAGIDEKRRAMFEQIADGMTNELHAIKNKIIDQLTQKSNDLIKDLNSALEPLWDDNTILRRHFSQAVGKFALKVKGVLEDFQSAAEGPSQKRQKLQAQSECPEPVQGCSK from the exons ATG AAACCATCAAAACAAAGCTTTACGAAGGTAACCATAGATTCAAAGTTGCAAAATCTCAAATCATCAATGGATTGCAATTTGAGAAAGTTGAGATcagatcttgatgatatctttgaTAAAAACCTCATTGTGAAATTGAGAGATGGCGCAAGAGCCGCTGCCAAGGAGGCCAATAATATATCTAACAGATGGGGAGCTCAG CGTGGAGAAGGCGGCTTACACCATAGGACTTATCAAGCTGCTGTGAAGAGACAAGGCGTTTACTTAGACGTAGATTTCAATACAGAGTTGGCACAGCCGATGATAACAAAAATTGCATTTACATGGGGTAATACATTCAT GGCTGTCAATGGGTCAGTATGGAAAGCACTGGATGAATTCAAGAACGTTATTTTACAAGAGAGAAAGCAGTTTTTGGATGAGCTTTTACTCGATTTCGGTATTCCAGAGAAAGCCTCCAAAGCCTTTCGAGAAGTACAGGATCGTCATGCGTCCATTAAG ATAAGTGGTACCATAAAGGACATACAAGACGTGGTATCCATTGATCATCGCGCCATTCATGGGATAGCCGCACCGTATATACAGTCATGTCTTTCTGATGTGTACAAAGAGTGCGCTGAAATTAAAGGAAAAGGAATGTTAGAAAGAGTGAAATCGAAACTAACTGCAGGAATCGATGAAAAGCGAAGGGCTATGTTTGAGCAGATTGCAGATGGCATGACCAATGAACTGCATGCAATAAAG AATAAAATAATTGACCAGTTGACACAGAAGAGTAACGACCTAATTAAAGACTTAAATAGCGCATTAGAGCCACTCTGGGATGACAATACCATACTAAGAAGGCATTTCAGCCAAG CTGTCGGAAAATTTGCATTAAAAGTCAAGGGAGTTTTAGAGGATTTCCAGTCCGCTGCTGAAGGCCCGTCGCAGAAGAGGCAAAAACTGCAAGCTCAATCAG AGTGTCCTGAGCCTGTGCAAGGCTGCAGCAAGTAG